Proteins encoded in a region of the Xylocopa sonorina isolate GNS202 chromosome 11, iyXylSono1_principal, whole genome shotgun sequence genome:
- the LOC143429411 gene encoding nudC domain-containing protein 3 isoform X1: MCSDHDQAFLHILQEEKNITNFLDAFFGFLYRCTDFYVELEADQKVGFPPGMIEKLVLHSFQKWKNISKCPSAIDSVNNQDVIVQNSDRDQDEFMTIEEDLHVPQVDHEVEIETSRENQIANQHSQLIERNRSSDSYNGAVRDNYIWSQTISDIDVLVKLPNYVKNAKDLRVHLDSNEIKIESRTSWVEQNQEVEECRYFAWTTVFKGELCYKIRKDESIWSIVPGQHISIHLEKASERWWQALIIGEPKIDLTKIDCSRNLDDMGSEAQMKVQELMWNHQQKILGKPTSEQIKMEKVLRKAWDAKGSPFEGTPYDPSIVNFN; this comes from the exons ATGTGTTCTGATCACGATCAGGCATTTTTGCACATATTACAAGAAGAAAAGAATATTACTAATTTTTTAGATGCGTTTTTTGGATTTTTATACAGATG CACAGACTTTTATGTTGAATTAGAAGCAGATCAAAAAGTAGGATTTCCACCTGGTATGATAGAAAAGCTTGTCTTGCACAGTTTTCAAAAATGGAAAAACATATCCAAATGTCCCAGTGCAATAGATTCTGTGAATAATCAGGATGTTATTGTACAAAATAGCGATAGAGATCAAGATGAATTTATGACAATAGAAGAAGATTTACATGTTCCACAAGTTGACCATGAAGTGGAGATTGAAACTTCCAGAGAAAATCAAATTGCAAATCAGCATAGCCAATTAATCGAAAGGAATCGATCATCCGATAGTTATAATGGTGCAGTGAGAGACAATTATATTTGGTCACAAACTATTAGCGATATAGATGTTCTAGTAAAGCTTCCCAATTATGTGAAAAATGCAAAGGATCTAAGAGTTCATttggattcaaatgaaattaaaatagaATCTAGAACATCGTGGGTTGAACAAAATCAAGAAGTAGAAGAATGTCGCTATTTCGCGTGGACTACAGTTTTCAAAGGGGAACTATGTTATAAAATTCGAAAAGATGAATCCATATGGAGTATAGTACCTGGACAGCATATTAGT ATTCATCTCGAAAAAGCATCCGAGAGATGGTGGCAAGCACTGATCATCGGTGAGCCAAAAATCGATTTGACTAAGATAGATTGTTCAAGGAATTTAGATGACATGGGATCGGAAGCGCAAATGAAAGTTCAAGAGTTGATGTGGAACCATCAGCAGAAGATTTTGGGTAAACCAACGTCTGAACAAATT AAAATGGAAAAGGTATTGAGGAAAGCATGGGATGCGAAAGGATCACCTTTCGAGGGCACACCGTACGATCCTTCGATAGTAAACTTCAATTAA
- the LOC143429411 gene encoding nudC domain-containing protein 3 isoform X2 — MRFLDFYTDDFYVELEADQKVGFPPGMIEKLVLHSFQKWKNISKCPSAIDSVNNQDVIVQNSDRDQDEFMTIEEDLHVPQVDHEVEIETSRENQIANQHSQLIERNRSSDSYNGAVRDNYIWSQTISDIDVLVKLPNYVKNAKDLRVHLDSNEIKIESRTSWVEQNQEVEECRYFAWTTVFKGELCYKIRKDESIWSIVPGQHISIHLEKASERWWQALIIGEPKIDLTKIDCSRNLDDMGSEAQMKVQELMWNHQQKILGKPTSEQIKMEKVLRKAWDAKGSPFEGTPYDPSIVNFN, encoded by the exons ATGCGTTTTTTGGATTTTTATACAGATG ACTTTTATGTTGAATTAGAAGCAGATCAAAAAGTAGGATTTCCACCTGGTATGATAGAAAAGCTTGTCTTGCACAGTTTTCAAAAATGGAAAAACATATCCAAATGTCCCAGTGCAATAGATTCTGTGAATAATCAGGATGTTATTGTACAAAATAGCGATAGAGATCAAGATGAATTTATGACAATAGAAGAAGATTTACATGTTCCACAAGTTGACCATGAAGTGGAGATTGAAACTTCCAGAGAAAATCAAATTGCAAATCAGCATAGCCAATTAATCGAAAGGAATCGATCATCCGATAGTTATAATGGTGCAGTGAGAGACAATTATATTTGGTCACAAACTATTAGCGATATAGATGTTCTAGTAAAGCTTCCCAATTATGTGAAAAATGCAAAGGATCTAAGAGTTCATttggattcaaatgaaattaaaatagaATCTAGAACATCGTGGGTTGAACAAAATCAAGAAGTAGAAGAATGTCGCTATTTCGCGTGGACTACAGTTTTCAAAGGGGAACTATGTTATAAAATTCGAAAAGATGAATCCATATGGAGTATAGTACCTGGACAGCATATTAGT ATTCATCTCGAAAAAGCATCCGAGAGATGGTGGCAAGCACTGATCATCGGTGAGCCAAAAATCGATTTGACTAAGATAGATTGTTCAAGGAATTTAGATGACATGGGATCGGAAGCGCAAATGAAAGTTCAAGAGTTGATGTGGAACCATCAGCAGAAGATTTTGGGTAAACCAACGTCTGAACAAATT AAAATGGAAAAGGTATTGAGGAAAGCATGGGATGCGAAAGGATCACCTTTCGAGGGCACACCGTACGATCCTTCGATAGTAAACTTCAATTAA